The genomic interval TACACTTGGCACCGTTGATATGCATCCCCTTGAGGTACTCAAAGCCCACGATGCGGTCAAAGTCGGCGAACACGGCGGCACAGGATTCCGGGGTGCGCAGATCGTAACCGGCGGCGAAGGCGTGGCAGGTGTCGAAGCAGACCCCGACCCGGCTCTTGTCCTCCACCCCCTCGATCAGGGTGGCCAGGTGCTCGAACGACCAGCCGAGGTTGGTGCCCTGGCCGGCTGTGTTCTCTATTACCGCCGTGACCCCCTGGCTTCGCTCCAGCGCCCAGTTGATGGACTCGCTCACCAGTTTCAGGCTCGCCGCCTCGGGGATCTGCTTCAAATGGCTGCCGGGGTGGAAGTTCAGGTAGCAGAGCCCGAGCTGCTCGCAGCGCTTTATCTCATCGAGAAACGCATCGCGAGACTTGGCCAGTCCGTCGGGATCGGGATGGCCCAGGTTGATGAGGTAGCTGTCGTGGGGCAGGATCTGCTCGGGGCGAAAGCCCCCCTTGTCGCAGGCCGCCTTGAAGGCGCGGATGCTGGCCTCGGAGAGTGGCGCAGCCTGCCACTGACGCTGGTTCTTGGTGAACAGGGCGAAGGCGTTGGCCCCGATAGCCTGGGCACGGGCTATGGTGTTCTCCACCCCGCCGGCCGCACTGACGTGGGCTCCGATAAATTTCATCTTGTCTCCTCTGCGCGCTTGCTGGGTGCGCCCGTCTCGCGGTCGCGAGGCGCGGCAACCCTGATGGGGCGTCATTATGCCCAAGCCAGCCCCTTGCGCCAAACCGGGATTGTCGATGGCGGCAATGGAAAAGGCGCCCGCAGGCGCCTTGGTGATCATGGATGTCGGGCTCGCCCTCAATAGGCCAGACCGGCACCATAGGGGTAGAGCGGGTTCGCGGAGTCCTTCGCCACGTCCGGGTGCTGGTTTTGCACCGCCTGCCAGCTGGAGGGCAGCTCGAAGGGCAGCTTGCCGCTGGCCTTGGCCTTGCCGCTGATGACGTCGAACAGCGCCTGATCCAGAGCCCCGAAGTTGGCCAGCAACACCTGCGCCGCCGGGGCCACCTCGGTCAGGATGGCGGGCCTGTCCAGATAGACGGAGAGCACCATGGGCACCCCGGCCTGCGCGACGGCCTGGATGGCGGCGTACTCGTCCGCCCCGCGGTAGACCCCCTCGTGGGCCGTCTCCTGCACCACCTGATCTGCGCTGGCAAAGCCGAGCTGACCGAAGTGGATGCTGCCGAACGGGAAGCGGGGATCCTGCTCACCCGGGGCATTGACCCGCACTATGGCGAGATCGGCCTGGGCCAGGTCCGTCACCACGGTGTAGCCGTTGGCCGCGGCCACCTCGGCATTGACGTTGTGCAGGTAGACCCGCTTGCCGTCCGCCTTGAGTGGCAACAAGGACCCCTCGTTTTTCAGCAACACATGGGACGCCGCCTGGGCGGCCTGGGCGGCCTGCTGGAACTCGGCCTTGCCCACCAGGGCCACCGCGGCCTGGGTATCCACATAGGGGTTTTCGAACAGCCCCAGGGCGAACTTCTGCGCCAGGATCCGCTCGGCCGAGGTGGTGATGGCCGCCTCGGTTACCAGGCCGCTCTGCACCGCCGCCAGCAGGGGGGCGGGATCTTCCACGCCGCCAAACTGATCCACCCCGGCGTCGATGGCCTTGGCATAGCGCTCGGCCTTGGTGAGCTTCTCCACGCCCCAGGACATGCCAAAGGGCACAGTCCAGGGGCTGACCCCCGCCGTCACCTCATCCTGGGTCAGCCCCTGCTCGCAGCGGGCGTTGCAGTCGTTGACGATGCCCCAGTCGCTCAGCACCACGCCGTCGAACTTAAAGTGGCCCCGCAGCAAGTCGGTGAGGATCTGGCGGTTGAAGCCAAAGCCCACCTCCTCGATGGCCTGGCCTTCATGGGTCAGCCCCTCGGGCAGGGCGTAATAGGGCATCACGGCCCCCACCTTGGCCTCGAAGGCCCCCTCGAAGGGCACCAGGTGATAGGCAAACTGGCCACCGGGATAGACCTGCTCCTTGCCCCAGGGGTTGTGGGCATCCAGGCCGTCTTTCTGGGGACCGGCCCCGGCGAAGTGCTTGACCACTGTGACCACGCTCTCCTTGCCTATGCCGTCGCTCCCCTGCTGGAAGCCCTCTATGTAGGCTTTGACCAGGGATTTGGCGAGCAGGTTGTCTTCACCGAAGGTGCCGTTGATGCGGCCCCAGCGCGGCTCGGTCGCGAGATCCGCCTGGGGGGAGAGGGCCTCGTGAATGCCGACGGCCCTGTACTCCTGGCGGGCGATGTCGCCAAAGCGCTGCACCAGGGCGGCATCGCCGATGGCGGCGAGCCCCAGTGTCTCGGGCCACTGGGAGAAGGCCCCGGCACCTATGCTGGTGGCATTGGGATCATGGGTGAAGTGGTTGCGGGGATCCGTGCTCACCGTCATGGGGATGCCGAACCCCACCCCTTCCAGCAGGGCCTGCAGCCGGTTGTTGTCGTCGGCGATGGCCGCCGGATCCCCCGCCATGCGGGTGATGAAGGTATTGACGCCATCCTCGCGCAGCATCTTGTCCATGGCGGTGAGGTCAACCCGCCCGTCTGCGTCCAGCACCAGGGTGCCGTGCATCATCAGGCCCGCCTTCTGGGCCAGGGAGAGCCTGCCCACCAGATCCCGGGCACGCTCGGCGGCGCCAAGGCGCCAGTCTTCATAGGGGGTCAGGGCGCCGCTGCCATCGAGATCCTTGAATTGCAGGCCATCCTGCTCGATCAGGCTGACGGTGCGGTGCCCCAGGACGGGCTGTTCCGGCTTGGGGCTGGAGTCGTTGCCATTGCACCCTGCCAGCAGCAGGACGCCCATGCTCAGGGTGAGGCGGGTCAGAGCGAAGGGGGGATATGTCATTATTGTTATCTTCCTTGTGTGTGTAGGAGTGGCCACTCTATGCAAAATCGGCCCGCCTCACTTGCCCTGCGGGTGCAGGGAATTGCCGGTTGGGAGCAAGTTCGAAAAGTGTGAAAAGGGTTGCAGGGTTACCCTTGGTTACATTTCTGAAACATGAAGCCGAACCTGGCTCACGGCAATTCATGGCCAATGGCGGATGATGGTGGGCCACCGCCGACAAGGATTTTCGCCGTGAAGACAGTCTCCAACCGGATAGCCCTGCACTGCCTCAACCACTGGCAGAGACAGGGACGGGATCCGGCCCAGCTCCTGCAAGGTGCCGGTATTGCCAGAGAAGAGCTGCTGCTCCCCCAGGGGCGGATCGACGCCCAGCGCCACTTCCGGCTGCTGACCCAGGTCGCCCCCCATGTGGACATGGCCCACAAGTGGTCGCCCCCTTCGCTCTCGGGGCTCTTCGCCGACTACCTGCCGCTGGCGAGCCTCTGTTGCAACGCCGCCACCCTGCGCCAGGCCCTGCACTTCTTCCTCGCCTACCGCCCCCTCATCGGCGAGTGCGATCGGATACTGCTGCGGGAGGAAGAGGGGCAGGCCAGGCTCAGTTACCATTCGGAGTCCGATCACCCGGACGTGATCGCCATGAGCAGCCTGGCCAACCTCGGCCACCTCTATGCCCTGCTGCAGTTCTACCACCCCGGCCAGGGGCGGCTGGTGCTGCCCACCCCGGTGCGGCCCAGGTTGTGGCGCGAGCTGGGGGCCTGGCTGGGGGATCGGCTGCAACGGGGAGACGCCTTTGAGCTGCGCTTCCCCGCGGCCTTGCTCGATCTCGCCCACGGGGGCTGCAACGGCCCCCTGCAACCCCTGTTGCTGGGGGAGCTCGACGGCCAGATGCGGCAACTGCGCCCGAGCAGCCACTACAGGGAACGGGTGATCGGTCTCATCCGCCAGCGGCTCTGGCAGGAGAACGTCGACTCCCCCACCCTGCTGGCGGGGATCTGCGAGGCCCTCAGGCTGACCCGCTGGACCCTCAACCGCCACCTGCGCGAGGAGGGGTGCCACTTCTCGGCCCTGCTGGAGCAGGTGAGAAGGGAGGAGGCCTGCCGGCTGCTGCAGGATCCCGGCCTGCAGTTGCAGGAGGTGGGCGGGCGCCTCGGGTTCGCCAGCCAGAGCAGCTTCACCCGCTTCTTCAAGGAGGCGTTCGCCCTCTCCCCCAGCGAATACCGCTCAAGGCGCAGCCGGCTCTGACTCCCCGGCCAGGGCCCCGGCGAGCAGTTCAGCCAGCCAGTGGATGAAGAGCTGGACCCTGGGCGCCAGCTGGCGGCGATGGGCATAGAGGGCGTGGATGGGGAGCGGCGGCGCCTGCCACCGGGGCAGCAGGCTTATCAGCTCGCCGCGCCCGAGCAACCCCTCCACCCCGACCCTCGGCATCTGTATGATGCCAAGCCCCGCCAACGCCGCCGCCAGGTAGGTCTCGCTGTCATTGACCATCAGGGCCCCCGCCATCGGCAAGAGGGCGCGGCTGCCATCCTCCAGCTGATATTCAAAACCGGGATCGCTGCGCCCCTGCCCCGACCCATAATGGACCAGCCGGTGCCCTGCCAGATCCGCCAGGGTCTGCGGCACCCCGTAACGGGCCAGGTAGGCGGCGCTGGCGCAGTTGATCTGGCGATAGTGACCCAGGGGGCGCGCCACCAGGCTGGAGGGCTCCAGCGCCCCGACCCGCACCACGCAGTCGAAGCCGTCGCGCACCAGATCCACCCGCCTGTCCGTACTGCTCAACATCAGCTGCAAGTCGGGGTGCTGCGCCAGGAAGGCGGGCAGCGCCGGGATCACCAGATGGCGTGCCATCCGGCTCGGCATGTCTACCCGCAACTGCCCCGAGATCTGGCCCCCCTGGCGAAACAGGCCGTCAAACTCCTCCATGTCCGCCAGCAGATCCCGACACCTGGCGTAGCAGAGCTGGCCATCAGTGGTCAGTTGCACCCGTCTCGTGGTACGCAGCAGGAGCCGGGTGCCCATGCGCTCCTCCAGTCGGCGGATGGCGGCGGAGAGGGTCGCCTTGGGGATGCCCAGTTGCTCGGCGCAGCGGGTAAAACTCTCGAGTTCGGCGACCCGCACGAACAGCCTCATCGCATCCAGTTGATCCATGGCCTGATTGTCTCTTCAAACGGAACAGTGATTTCATTATCACGCTATTTATCCGGCAATAAAGGAACAATACAGTGATCCGGTCGGCTCGCACCGAGCCCTTGTCATTCACCCAGACAGGAGTCACACCATGACCAGACCCATAGCCCTCATCACAGGCGCCAGTCGTGGCCTTGGCAAACACAGCGCCCTCGCCCTCGCGGCCAAGGGGGTGGATCTCATCATCACCTACCGCAGCCAGGCCGACGAGGCGGCCGCCGTGGTGGCCGAGGCCAGAGCGCTCGGGGTCCAGGCCCATGCTCTGGCGCTGGATGTGGGGGTGAGCGCCTCCTTTGTCGCCTTCGCAGAGGAGGTGAAGCAGCTGCTCGCCCGGGAGTGGCAACGCCCACAGTTCGACTACCTGGTCAACAACGCCGGCATCGGCATTCGTGCCAGCTTCGCGCAGACCACGGAGGAGCAGTTCGATACCCTGCTCAACATCCACTTCAAGGGGACCTTCTTCCTGACCCAGAGGCTGCTGCCGCTTATCCGTGATGGCGGGCGCATCATCAATCTCTCCACCGGCCTCACCCGCTTCGCCATGCCGGGTTACGCCGCCTATGCTGCCATGAAGGGGGGCGTGGAGGTGCTGACCCACTATCTGGCCAAGGAGCTGGGTCCCCGCGGCATCGCCGTCAACGTGGTGGCCCCGGGTGCCATTGAGACCGACTTTGGCGGCGGCGTGGTGCGTGACGACAAGGGGGTCAACGCCTTCCTCGCGAGCCAGACGGCCCTCGGCCGGGTCGGCCAGCCCGACGACATCGGCGGTGTCATCGCCGCCCTGCTCTCCGATGACAACCGCTGGATCACCGCCCAGCGTATCGAGGCCTCGGGGGGCATGTTTATCTAGGTCGCCTTGCGCCAACAACACAAAAACAGAAGGCTCCCTCGGTTGAGGGGGCCTTCTGTTTTTTGGCAGAACATGCGCTGCGCACTGGGCGCATGGGCGCTTTACAGCGTCTTGCCACCGGAGGCGATCACCTGGCTGTACCAGTGGAAGCTCTCCTTCTTGATGCGGCGCAAGGATCCCCCCTGCTCGTCGCGCTCCACATAGACGAAGCCGTAGCGCTTCTGGTAGCCGTTGAGCCAGCTCAGGATGTCGGTGAAGGACCAGGCGCAGTAGCCGATGAGCTCGACCCCGTCCTGCATCGCCTCCTGACAGGCTTTCAGGTGGCTGTGCAGGTAGGCGATGCGGTAGTCATCCTGCACCCGGCCATCGGTAGTCAGCTTGTCGAACTCGCCGAGGCCGTTTTCGGTGATCATCAGCGGCAGGCCGTAGCGGGACGAGAGGCGGCGCAGGGCGATGCGCATCCCGGTGGGATCGATGGCCCAGTCCCAGTTGCTGGTCTCCAGGTGCGGGTTGGGGGTGGTCTTGTAGAGACCCGGCACACCGCTGGACGGCGTTGTACCCTTCTGCCCCGTGGTGTTGATGCGCTGCAT from Aeromonas rivipollensis carries:
- the nfo gene encoding deoxyribonuclease IV; translation: MKFIGAHVSAAGGVENTIARAQAIGANAFALFTKNQRQWQAAPLSEASIRAFKAACDKGGFRPEQILPHDSYLINLGHPDPDGLAKSRDAFLDEIKRCEQLGLCYLNFHPGSHLKQIPEAASLKLVSESINWALERSQGVTAVIENTAGQGTNLGWSFEHLATLIEGVEDKSRVGVCFDTCHAFAAGYDLRTPESCAAVFADFDRIVGFEYLKGMHINGAKCTFGSRVDRHHSLREGNLGEAVFHHIMNDHRFDGIPLILETIDETIWGDEISWLRSLARA
- a CDS encoding glycoside hydrolase family 3 protein produces the protein MTYPPFALTRLTLSMGVLLLAGCNGNDSSPKPEQPVLGHRTVSLIEQDGLQFKDLDGSGALTPYEDWRLGAAERARDLVGRLSLAQKAGLMMHGTLVLDADGRVDLTAMDKMLREDGVNTFITRMAGDPAAIADDNNRLQALLEGVGFGIPMTVSTDPRNHFTHDPNATSIGAGAFSQWPETLGLAAIGDAALVQRFGDIARQEYRAVGIHEALSPQADLATEPRWGRINGTFGEDNLLAKSLVKAYIEGFQQGSDGIGKESVVTVVKHFAGAGPQKDGLDAHNPWGKEQVYPGGQFAYHLVPFEGAFEAKVGAVMPYYALPEGLTHEGQAIEEVGFGFNRQILTDLLRGHFKFDGVVLSDWGIVNDCNARCEQGLTQDEVTAGVSPWTVPFGMSWGVEKLTKAERYAKAIDAGVDQFGGVEDPAPLLAAVQSGLVTEAAITTSAERILAQKFALGLFENPYVDTQAAVALVGKAEFQQAAQAAQAASHVLLKNEGSLLPLKADGKRVYLHNVNAEVAAANGYTVVTDLAQADLAIVRVNAPGEQDPRFPFGSIHFGQLGFASADQVVQETAHEGVYRGADEYAAIQAVAQAGVPMVLSVYLDRPAILTEVAPAAQVLLANFGALDQALFDVISGKAKASGKLPFELPSSWQAVQNQHPDVAKDSANPLYPYGAGLAY
- a CDS encoding helix-turn-helix transcriptional regulator codes for the protein MKTVSNRIALHCLNHWQRQGRDPAQLLQGAGIAREELLLPQGRIDAQRHFRLLTQVAPHVDMAHKWSPPSLSGLFADYLPLASLCCNAATLRQALHFFLAYRPLIGECDRILLREEEGQARLSYHSESDHPDVIAMSSLANLGHLYALLQFYHPGQGRLVLPTPVRPRLWRELGAWLGDRLQRGDAFELRFPAALLDLAHGGCNGPLQPLLLGELDGQMRQLRPSSHYRERVIGLIRQRLWQENVDSPTLLAGICEALRLTRWTLNRHLREEGCHFSALLEQVRREEACRLLQDPGLQLQEVGGRLGFASQSSFTRFFKEAFALSPSEYRSRRSRL
- a CDS encoding LysR family transcriptional regulator, which translates into the protein MDQLDAMRLFVRVAELESFTRCAEQLGIPKATLSAAIRRLEERMGTRLLLRTTRRVQLTTDGQLCYARCRDLLADMEEFDGLFRQGGQISGQLRVDMPSRMARHLVIPALPAFLAQHPDLQLMLSSTDRRVDLVRDGFDCVVRVGALEPSSLVARPLGHYRQINCASAAYLARYGVPQTLADLAGHRLVHYGSGQGRSDPGFEYQLEDGSRALLPMAGALMVNDSETYLAAALAGLGIIQMPRVGVEGLLGRGELISLLPRWQAPPLPIHALYAHRRQLAPRVQLFIHWLAELLAGALAGESEPAAP
- a CDS encoding SDR family NAD(P)-dependent oxidoreductase encodes the protein MTRPIALITGASRGLGKHSALALAAKGVDLIITYRSQADEAAAVVAEARALGVQAHALALDVGVSASFVAFAEEVKQLLAREWQRPQFDYLVNNAGIGIRASFAQTTEEQFDTLLNIHFKGTFFLTQRLLPLIRDGGRIINLSTGLTRFAMPGYAAYAAMKGGVEVLTHYLAKELGPRGIAVNVVAPGAIETDFGGGVVRDDKGVNAFLASQTALGRVGQPDDIGGVIAALLSDDNRWITAQRIEASGGMFI